A single window of uncultured Methanospirillum sp. DNA harbors:
- the prf1 gene encoding peptide chain release factor aRF-1 codes for MSEAVEHDDARRRYEFKKMLERLEAKEGSGTELISLYIPPDKQIYDVTAQLRDEFGQCANIKSKQTRTNVQSAISSILARLKYYNKPPEEGMAVFCGSVNKHGDRQDLECDVVLPPQPINLYLYRCSSKFELEPLRDMLEEKAVYGLLVLDRREAYWGFLRGNRIDPIGGTTSTVPGKQRKGGQSSIRFERLRLIAINDFYKKVGERSSEIFLSEKDYFNRFKGLLIGGPSPTKEEFEQGQFLHHEVQKRVLGLFDVAYTNESGLPELVDAAEDVLKGQTVIEEKHIMERFFKELVKDNGLAAYGEQSVRANLELGSVDMLLLSDKLRKSRLIIKCDACGYTEQKTVQMEAGKDPSDLDFGPCPKCTSPLQLEEEFDIIDELTQLADQSNSSVSIISDDFEEGSQLYSAFGGIAAILRYRTGF; via the coding sequence ATGAGCGAAGCGGTTGAACATGATGACGCACGGCGGCGTTATGAATTTAAAAAGATGCTTGAGCGGCTGGAGGCGAAAGAGGGCAGTGGAACCGAACTGATCTCTCTCTACATACCTCCGGACAAGCAGATCTATGATGTAACCGCCCAGCTGCGGGACGAGTTTGGCCAGTGTGCCAACATCAAATCGAAACAGACCCGGACAAATGTACAGAGTGCTATATCCAGTATTCTTGCCCGGCTCAAATACTATAACAAGCCACCGGAAGAGGGAATGGCTGTCTTCTGTGGGAGTGTGAACAAGCATGGAGATCGCCAGGATCTTGAGTGTGACGTGGTGCTTCCGCCCCAGCCCATCAATCTCTATTTGTACCGGTGCAGTTCCAAGTTCGAACTTGAACCTCTCCGTGACATGCTGGAAGAGAAGGCTGTATACGGCCTTCTGGTCCTTGACAGGCGGGAAGCATACTGGGGATTCCTCCGCGGAAACCGGATCGATCCGATTGGTGGAACAACCTCCACAGTGCCTGGAAAGCAGCGCAAAGGTGGTCAGTCAAGTATACGATTCGAGCGGCTCCGTCTGATCGCTATCAATGATTTCTATAAGAAAGTAGGCGAGCGATCCAGTGAGATATTCCTGAGCGAGAAGGACTACTTCAACCGGTTCAAGGGTCTGCTCATTGGTGGTCCATCCCCGACAAAGGAAGAGTTTGAACAGGGTCAGTTCCTGCATCACGAGGTGCAGAAGCGGGTCCTAGGACTCTTCGATGTTGCATACACCAACGAGAGCGGGCTTCCCGAACTTGTTGATGCTGCCGAGGATGTTCTGAAAGGGCAGACCGTTATTGAAGAGAAGCACATCATGGAGCGGTTCTTCAAGGAACTTGTCAAGGACAACGGCCTTGCCGCTTATGGAGAACAGAGTGTCAGGGCAAACCTTGAACTCGGTTCAGTTGATATGCTGCTCCTTTCCGACAAACTCCGTAAGTCACGTCTGATCATCAAATGTGATGCCTGCGGGTACACCGAGCAGAAGACGGTCCAGATGGAAGCGGGAAAAGATCCAAGTGACCTTGACTTCGGGCCCTGTCCGAAGTGTACATCCCCGCTTCAGCTTGAAGAAGAGTTTGACATCATCGATGAACTGACCCAGCTTGCTGATCAGAGCAACAGCAGTGTTTCCATCATATCGGATGATTTTGAGGAAGGGTCTCAGTTGTACAGTGCATTCGGCGGGATAGCCGCAATACTCAGATACAGGACAGGGTTTTAA
- a CDS encoding 30S ribosomal protein S12 gives MGQGKFAARKLKRDWHRFRWHDPHFARTAGGLKLKSDPLEGAPQGRGIVLEKIGVEAKQPNSAIRKCVRVQLIKNGRQVSAFAVGDGAINFIDEHDEVEIEGIGGRLGRSMGDIPGVRYVVTKVNNVCLHEMVIGRKEKPRR, from the coding sequence ATGGGACAGGGAAAATTCGCAGCACGAAAGTTAAAGCGCGACTGGCATAGATTCCGCTGGCACGACCCGCATTTCGCCCGCACGGCAGGCGGACTGAAATTAAAATCAGATCCTCTTGAAGGCGCGCCCCAGGGACGCGGCATTGTTCTTGAGAAGATTGGTGTTGAAGCCAAGCAGCCAAACTCAGCAATCCGGAAATGTGTCCGTGTGCAGCTGATCAAGAACGGCCGTCAGGTCTCTGCGTTTGCAGTTGGTGACGGTGCAATCAACTTCATCGACGAGCACGATGAAGTCGAGATTGAAGGCATCGGTGGCCGTCTGGGCCGTTCAATGGGAGATATCCCAGGGGTCAGATACGTGGTCACCAAGGTGAACAATGTCTGTCTTCATGAGATGGTCATAGGGCGGAAGGAGAAGCCGCGCAGGTGA
- a CDS encoding 30S ribosomal protein S7, producing MSEETASAPARLLFNKWDVTEVNIKDPGIARYVNLTSMMVPHSCGRLTRQEFNKSNMLIVERLINQLMRTEVNTGKKTLAIRIVKDAFEIINKKTKKNPVEVLVDAVANAGPREESVRLKYGGINVPKSVDTAPMRRVNTSVGLIGAGVYSASHKKKKPVAAALADELIAAANGDPKCYSVGKREERERVAKSAR from the coding sequence ATGAGTGAAGAAACAGCGTCGGCCCCGGCACGCCTCCTTTTTAACAAGTGGGACGTGACTGAGGTCAATATCAAGGACCCGGGTATTGCACGATACGTGAACCTCACCTCGATGATGGTGCCACATTCCTGTGGCAGACTCACAAGGCAGGAGTTCAACAAGTCAAACATGCTGATCGTTGAGCGGCTTATCAACCAGCTCATGCGGACTGAGGTCAACACCGGCAAGAAGACACTGGCAATCCGCATTGTCAAGGATGCCTTTGAGATCATCAACAAGAAGACCAAGAAGAACCCGGTCGAGGTTCTTGTTGATGCTGTTGCAAACGCCGGCCCCCGTGAAGAATCAGTCAGACTGAAGTACGGAGGAATCAATGTTCCAAAGTCTGTCGATACAGCACCAATGCGCCGTGTCAACACTTCAGTGGGCCTTATCGGAGCAGGGGTATACTCTGCAAGCCACAAGAAGAAGAAGCCTGTCGCAGCAGCCCTTGCTGATGAACTGATCGCTGCAGCAAACGGCGATCCAAAGTGTTACTCAGTTGGCAAGCGGGAAGAGCGGGAACGTGTTGCCAAGTCTGCACGTTAG
- a CDS encoding elongation factor EF-2 yields MSRGKKTVERVTQLMNQPDHIRNIGIVAHIDHGKTTMSDNLLAGAGIISEDLAGKACWMDSDEEEQARGITIDASNVSMVHEYEGKEYLINMIDTPGHVDFGGDVTRAMRAVDGAVVLVDAVEGTMPQTETVLRQALKERVKPVLFINKVDRLINELQVDEMEMQIRLGKVIDKVNKLIKGMNEEMYNNGWKLDAAQGTVAFGSALYNWAISVPYMKKSGISFKDVYDHCKAGEMKELAKKSPLCEVILDMVVTFLPNPLEAQKRRVGVIWHGDINSPEGKGMYNCDPNAPSCMMVTDISFDPHAGEVATGRLFGGKLKRGDEVYVMQSAKKVNRLQQVGIFMGPTRVEVPELFAGNIAAVTGLKDAVVGSTVSSLMDMTPFESLEHYSEPVVTVAVEAKNMKDLPKLVEVLRQVAKEDPTLRVNINEETGEHLIAGMGELHLEIITGRIKRDKNVEIVTSEPIVVYRETIVNKLESAVEGKSPNRHNRFYFILEPMPDHVVELIKNHEISMNLEQLERRDAMVKAGFEKDEAKNVKDIYGTNMLLDMTKGIQYLNETMELIIEGIHEALDGGPLADEPVQNLLMKLVDVKLHEDAIHRGPAQVIPAVRSAIKAGLLLGNDSLLEPMQKLHITVPQDYMGGATAQIQSRRGQVFDMTSEGDTITVVGKAPVAELFGFAGDVRSATEGRAMWNQEFAGFELVPAGMVKEVVLEIRKRKGLKEEMPKASDYLA; encoded by the coding sequence ATGAGCCGAGGGAAGAAAACGGTTGAGCGCGTCACGCAGCTCATGAACCAGCCGGACCATATCAGGAACATCGGTATCGTCGCCCACATTGATCACGGGAAGACAACCATGTCTGATAACCTCCTGGCAGGAGCAGGAATTATCAGTGAGGATCTTGCAGGGAAAGCCTGTTGGATGGACTCTGATGAAGAAGAACAGGCACGTGGGATCACCATCGATGCTTCAAACGTCTCAATGGTCCACGAGTACGAGGGCAAGGAGTATCTCATCAACATGATTGATACCCCGGGTCACGTGGACTTTGGTGGAGATGTCACCCGTGCCATGCGTGCAGTCGACGGAGCAGTCGTGCTTGTGGACGCGGTAGAAGGTACCATGCCACAGACCGAGACTGTTCTTCGTCAGGCACTCAAAGAGCGGGTAAAGCCAGTTCTGTTCATCAACAAGGTTGACCGGCTTATCAATGAGTTGCAGGTTGACGAGATGGAGATGCAGATCCGCCTCGGAAAAGTGATCGACAAGGTCAACAAGCTCATCAAGGGAATGAACGAGGAGATGTACAACAACGGGTGGAAACTCGATGCTGCACAGGGAACCGTTGCATTCGGATCTGCACTCTACAACTGGGCAATCTCTGTCCCATACATGAAGAAGAGTGGAATCTCATTCAAGGATGTATATGACCACTGCAAGGCTGGTGAGATGAAAGAGCTCGCAAAGAAGAGCCCGCTTTGTGAGGTTATCCTTGATATGGTCGTAACATTCCTGCCAAATCCGCTGGAAGCGCAGAAGAGGCGTGTAGGTGTGATCTGGCACGGAGATATCAACTCACCCGAAGGCAAGGGTATGTACAACTGTGACCCTAATGCACCAAGCTGCATGATGGTGACTGACATATCCTTTGACCCACACGCAGGAGAAGTTGCAACCGGGCGTCTGTTCGGTGGAAAACTCAAGCGTGGAGACGAAGTCTACGTCATGCAATCCGCCAAGAAGGTAAACCGCCTTCAACAGGTTGGTATCTTCATGGGCCCGACCCGTGTTGAGGTTCCTGAACTCTTTGCAGGAAACATCGCTGCAGTCACCGGTCTGAAAGACGCAGTTGTCGGATCAACTGTATCAAGTCTGATGGATATGACCCCGTTCGAGTCACTCGAACACTACAGCGAGCCTGTCGTCACTGTTGCTGTTGAAGCAAAGAACATGAAGGATCTCCCAAAACTGGTTGAAGTGCTCAGGCAGGTCGCCAAGGAAGATCCAACCCTTCGTGTCAACATCAATGAAGAGACTGGTGAACACCTCATCGCAGGAATGGGAGAACTCCACCTGGAGATCATCACCGGACGTATCAAGCGTGATAAAAACGTGGAGATCGTCACTTCAGAGCCTATCGTGGTGTACCGTGAGACCATAGTCAACAAGCTCGAGAGCGCTGTTGAAGGAAAGTCTCCAAACCGCCACAACAGGTTCTACTTCATTCTCGAACCGATGCCCGATCATGTTGTTGAGTTGATCAAGAACCATGAGATCTCGATGAACCTGGAACAACTTGAGCGTCGTGACGCGATGGTCAAGGCAGGATTCGAGAAGGATGAGGCCAAGAATGTCAAGGACATTTATGGCACCAATATGCTCCTTGATATGACCAAGGGTATTCAGTACCTCAATGAGACCATGGAACTTATCATCGAAGGTATCCATGAGGCACTCGACGGTGGTCCGCTTGCAGACGAGCCGGTCCAGAACCTTCTGATGAAACTTGTTGATGTCAAGCTCCACGAGGATGCAATTCACCGTGGTCCTGCCCAGGTCATTCCTGCAGTAAGAAGTGCAATCAAGGCAGGTCTTCTCCTTGGAAACGACTCACTCCTTGAACCAATGCAGAAACTGCACATCACTGTTCCACAGGACTACATGGGTGGAGCAACCGCCCAGATCCAGAGCCGCCGTGGTCAGGTCTTTGACATGACCAGCGAAGGAGATACCATCACCGTTGTCGGTAAGGCACCGGTTGCAGAACTCTTTGGATTTGCTGGTGACGTCCGGTCCGCAACTGAAGGACGTGCCATGTGGAACCAGGA
- a CDS encoding acetate uptake transporter, with product MDHIEEKSRNNIFLVDDTANPAPLGLCAFGMTTILLSLHNAGFTPLASPIIAMAIFYGGIAQVIAGILEWKKNNTFGMLTFGSFGFFWISFAAILMLPTMGLAKAPGATDMAAFLAVWGVFAVGLFVCSFKMHRILNVTLFFVVLLVALLIASDLTGIAILKPLAGLTGIIAGLLALYIGLGQTINEVYGKKIFPV from the coding sequence ATGGATCATATTGAAGAAAAGAGTAGAAACAACATATTTCTCGTAGATGATACAGCAAACCCTGCACCACTCGGATTATGTGCATTCGGGATGACAACAATTCTCCTGAGTCTGCATAATGCAGGATTTACCCCCCTTGCAAGCCCCATCATCGCTATGGCAATATTTTACGGAGGAATCGCTCAGGTCATTGCTGGAATCCTTGAGTGGAAGAAAAATAATACCTTTGGAATGCTTACCTTCGGAAGCTTTGGATTTTTCTGGATTTCATTTGCGGCAATCCTGATGTTGCCAACTATGGGTCTTGCAAAAGCTCCGGGAGCCACCGATATGGCAGCATTTCTGGCAGTATGGGGAGTCTTTGCAGTAGGCCTGTTCGTTTGTTCATTTAAGATGCACCGGATCCTGAATGTCACCCTTTTCTTCGTGGTCCTTCTGGTGGCACTTCTCATCGCCAGCGATCTTACCGGAATAGCCATACTCAAACCTCTTGCGGGTCTTACTGGAATAATCGCCGGACTTCTTGCCCTTTACATAGGCCTTGGTCAGACGATTAATGAAGTATACGGGAAGAAGATCTTCCCAGTTTGA
- the argS gene encoding arginine--tRNA ligase, with amino-acid sequence MYISLCEQVEKVLKEYTGRDDVLLVDGGDHADLASTVAFAMAKEKRMAPAQIAGEITDTISDRLSKELNVRTEATGPYINFTFEGPYCADVLKAAVKPGYGSLPAKSVRVVLEHTSANPNGPLHVGHIRNTIIGDTLARCFRKAGYPLEVEYYVNDMGRQIAIVAWGIDRQHADVYGEGKGDHLIAEVYIEANKHLTADPLLTAEIDALMQKVEAGDEEIIRKFKGPVRRCLDGFKETLAGLHAHHDRFVYESDFVRNGDTSKILGRIGHMPEAVHEETLALDLSKYGFEKKYILRRSDGTSVYAARDIAFHIWKGHNFDRVIDVLGADHKLIGRQLQATMDLLGENAPEIVFFEFVSLPEGSMSTRRGTFISADELLEEAGRRAMEEVTTRRPELDEVTRRAIATGVAAAAIRYDIVKTIPEKSTVFDWKEALDFEKQSGPYIQYAHARACSILDKAGEFPHCYEIEGDCEIALAKKIARFPKVIDQVVTELKPYLLAIYARELADIFGSFYHEEPVLKAQGTVRDRRLTLVEATRNTLKEALETLGIDALRAM; translated from the coding sequence ATGTACATTTCCTTGTGCGAACAGGTTGAAAAAGTTCTTAAAGAATACACCGGCAGGGATGATGTTCTCCTGGTTGATGGTGGAGACCATGCAGATCTCGCATCAACCGTGGCGTTTGCCATGGCGAAAGAGAAGCGGATGGCTCCCGCACAGATAGCCGGGGAGATCACCGATACCATATCAGACCGACTCTCAAAGGAGTTGAATGTCCGTACCGAAGCCACCGGGCCGTACATCAACTTCACGTTTGAGGGACCCTATTGTGCTGATGTGCTGAAGGCTGCAGTAAAGCCAGGATATGGGAGTCTTCCTGCAAAGAGTGTACGGGTTGTTCTTGAGCACACGAGTGCAAACCCGAACGGCCCGCTTCATGTCGGTCATATCAGGAACACCATTATCGGTGATACCCTTGCCCGGTGTTTCCGCAAGGCAGGCTACCCACTTGAAGTGGAGTACTATGTCAACGACATGGGCCGCCAGATCGCGATCGTTGCCTGGGGAATTGATCGCCAGCATGCGGATGTGTATGGAGAAGGAAAAGGCGATCATCTGATAGCCGAGGTCTACATCGAGGCAAACAAGCACCTCACTGCTGATCCGTTACTCACTGCAGAGATCGATGCCCTGATGCAGAAGGTCGAAGCCGGAGACGAAGAGATCATCCGTAAATTTAAAGGCCCGGTCAGGCGCTGTCTTGATGGCTTCAAGGAGACCCTTGCCGGACTTCATGCTCACCATGACCGGTTTGTGTATGAGAGTGATTTTGTCAGGAACGGCGATACCAGCAAAATTCTCGGACGAATTGGTCACATGCCTGAAGCAGTCCATGAGGAGACCCTTGCACTTGATCTCTCAAAGTACGGGTTTGAGAAGAAGTACATCCTCAGGAGGTCTGACGGGACCAGCGTGTATGCCGCTCGTGATATTGCATTCCATATCTGGAAGGGTCACAACTTTGATCGTGTGATCGACGTTCTGGGTGCTGATCACAAACTCATTGGCAGGCAACTTCAGGCAACCATGGATCTGCTCGGGGAAAACGCCCCTGAGATCGTCTTCTTTGAATTTGTCTCGCTTCCCGAAGGCTCGATGAGTACCAGAAGGGGGACGTTCATCTCGGCTGATGAACTGCTTGAAGAGGCCGGTCGGCGTGCAATGGAAGAGGTAACTACCCGGCGTCCTGAACTTGATGAAGTGACCCGGCGTGCGATCGCTACGGGAGTTGCAGCGGCAGCAATCAGGTACGATATTGTCAAGACGATCCCTGAGAAGAGCACGGTCTTTGACTGGAAAGAGGCGCTTGATTTTGAAAAGCAGAGCGGCCCGTACATTCAGTATGCCCATGCCCGTGCCTGTAGTATTCTTGACAAGGCCGGAGAATTCCCCCACTGTTATGAGATCGAAGGTGATTGCGAGATAGCGCTGGCCAAAAAAATTGCCAGGTTCCCCAAAGTTATCGATCAGGTAGTCACTGAACTGAAACCGTATCTGCTGGCAATCTATGCCCGAGAGCTTGCAGACATTTTTGGTTCATTCTACCATGAAGAGCCGGTCCTCAAGGCACAGGGAACCGTGCGGGATCGGCGTCTTACTCTGGTTGAAGCAACCAGGAACACCCTGAAAGAGGCTCTTGAAACACTGGGGATAGATGCGCTCCGGGCGATGTAA
- a CDS encoding 6-carboxytetrahydropterin synthase translates to MQIRLYKEVSFDASHRLLHYQGKCHNLHGHRWKVEIWITGRTDDQTNILVDYNEIKQAVHRYDHQIILNQDDPMVPRIEEFHPVITTPGDPTSELLAELIRDSIEAAYAPSGRDVGVETIRVWESPSCYAELRHEDR, encoded by the coding sequence ATGCAGATCAGGCTCTACAAGGAAGTCTCCTTCGATGCCAGTCATCGACTTCTTCACTACCAGGGCAAATGTCACAACCTTCACGGACATCGGTGGAAGGTTGAGATCTGGATCACTGGTAGGACTGATGACCAGACAAATATTCTGGTTGATTATAATGAGATCAAGCAGGCGGTTCACCGGTATGATCACCAGATCATTCTGAATCAGGACGATCCGATGGTTCCGAGGATAGAGGAGTTTCATCCTGTGATTACAACTCCCGGGGACCCGACCAGCGAACTCCTGGCAGAACTTATCCGGGACTCAATCGAGGCTGCATATGCTCCGAGTGGCCGGGATGTCGGGGTTGAGACGATCAGGGTCTGGGAGTCTCCGTCCTGTTATGCAGAGTTGAGGCATGAAGATCGCTGA
- a CDS encoding alpha/beta hydrolase, with protein MPRRLLRCFTALGDCNMVAQSFLVLLLLPFLLCVGCTGLQNQDSLPTYSVSDAGLLSLSLSDAQVSSTLLESKGNVSVEDLTFVTFEGNVSAVLITPAQPVACLVWAPGAGVPATGHIDHLIPYAEQGYAVLVVDIRGNGGKTPGYPLNIEQDYAKYSSREWPQVYLIIADLIEAERYLHHRYGSVVPVWMVGESNGGRYAAISSVIDSDVTGFVGISTSGYGMAGNQYQGDARLFLLSIDPDVACPSLGPRPALIFHAPLDTIIPEKSGKDLASIIGPSAKFYEFNGTHGVNGEVDAILLKQLQN; from the coding sequence ATGCCAAGACGATTGCTGCGGTGTTTCACTGCACTGGGAGACTGTAACATGGTGGCCCAATCCTTTCTTGTTCTCCTCCTTCTCCCTTTTTTGCTCTGTGTCGGGTGCACAGGTCTTCAGAATCAGGACTCTCTACCTACATATTCAGTATCTGATGCAGGTCTTCTCTCTCTATCGCTTTCTGATGCTCAAGTTTCCTCTACCCTTTTGGAGTCAAAAGGAAATGTATCGGTTGAAGATCTGACATTTGTCACTTTTGAGGGTAATGTTTCCGCAGTTCTGATCACTCCTGCCCAACCTGTTGCCTGTCTGGTTTGGGCTCCCGGGGCGGGGGTTCCTGCAACCGGGCATATCGATCACCTGATACCTTATGCTGAGCAGGGATATGCCGTTCTCGTAGTTGATATCAGAGGGAATGGGGGAAAAACTCCTGGATATCCTCTGAACATCGAGCAGGATTATGCAAAGTATTCTTCCAGGGAATGGCCTCAGGTTTATCTGATTATTGCAGATTTGATCGAGGCAGAGCGATACCTCCATCATCGATATGGATCAGTCGTTCCTGTCTGGATGGTTGGAGAGTCAAATGGAGGGCGATATGCAGCTATTTCCTCAGTTATTGATTCGGATGTCACCGGTTTTGTGGGAATATCAACATCTGGCTATGGTATGGCAGGAAATCAGTACCAGGGAGATGCAAGATTGTTTCTGCTGAGCATCGATCCCGATGTTGCGTGCCCCTCGCTAGGTCCGCGCCCTGCACTGATCTTTCATGCACCACTTGATACTATCATTCCTGAGAAATCCGGAAAAGATCTCGCAAGTATTATTGGTCCATCAGCAAAATTCTATGAATTTAATGGAACTCATGGGGTAAATGGGGAAGTTGATGCCATTCTCCTTAAGCAACTGCAAAATTGA
- the queC gene encoding 7-cyano-7-deazaguanine synthase QueC — MKAVCLLSGGMDSSTLAYLAKSEGYDIYALHFTYGQRTEDKERECAKRIARHLNAAEFLDVNLAYLVQVGASSLTDRSMPVKSHEQAGDGIPQTYVPFRNANLLSVATSFAEARGADAIYIGVQASDYSGYPDCRPEFIDAFQQVINLGTRPDTHISLKTPFVRMNKSEILKIGMDLGVPYEDTWSCYQDGEKACGVCGSCHFRKEAFDSIGIEDPIPYR; from the coding sequence TTGAAAGCAGTGTGTCTTCTTTCAGGTGGCATGGATTCGTCTACCCTTGCTTACCTGGCAAAGTCTGAAGGGTATGATATCTATGCCCTTCATTTCACCTATGGGCAACGTACTGAAGATAAGGAACGGGAATGTGCAAAGCGGATAGCCAGGCATCTCAATGCGGCAGAGTTCCTTGATGTAAATCTTGCATATCTGGTTCAGGTGGGGGCATCAAGCCTGACAGACCGGTCAATGCCTGTGAAATCCCATGAACAAGCAGGGGACGGGATTCCCCAGACCTATGTGCCGTTCAGGAATGCGAACCTCCTCTCTGTTGCAACAAGTTTTGCCGAGGCCAGAGGTGCAGATGCGATTTACATCGGTGTTCAGGCATCTGACTACTCCGGGTATCCTGACTGTCGGCCGGAATTCATCGATGCATTTCAGCAGGTGATAAACCTGGGAACAAGGCCTGATACTCACATCTCATTGAAGACTCCCTTCGTGAGAATGAACAAGTCAGAGATCCTGAAGATTGGAATGGATCTGGGGGTGCCGTACGAAGATACCTGGTCATGCTACCAGGACGGGGAGAAGGCCTGTGGTGTCTGTGGCTCCTGCCACTTTAGAAAGGAAGCATTTGACTCGATCGGGATCGAGGATCCGATCCCCTACCGGTGA
- a CDS encoding NUDIX hydrolase translates to MEIYRGRRLTIEKSVFSLPNGKQREAVVVRPSGAVVIFPIDGEHCYLIRQWRFAIDQYILEAPAGTMEAGEDPIETARRELIEEAGFAARELIPRGWIYTTPGFTDERIFIYEARGLTPSREYVPDDDEIIEPVRLSIPEVCRMVREGEIVDAKTIAAVFHCTGRL, encoded by the coding sequence ATGGAGATCTACCGGGGGAGACGCCTCACCATAGAGAAATCAGTCTTTTCTTTGCCTAACGGAAAGCAGCGTGAAGCAGTGGTAGTCAGGCCGAGCGGAGCTGTAGTTATTTTCCCGATCGATGGGGAGCACTGTTATCTAATCAGGCAGTGGCGCTTTGCTATTGATCAGTATATCCTCGAGGCTCCTGCCGGTACCATGGAGGCCGGGGAGGATCCGATAGAGACAGCACGACGTGAATTGATCGAGGAAGCCGGTTTTGCAGCTCGTGAACTCATTCCCCGTGGCTGGATCTATACGACGCCGGGTTTCACTGATGAACGGATCTTCATTTATGAGGCCCGGGGGCTAACGCCCTCACGCGAGTATGTTCCTGATGACGACGAGATCATCGAGCCGGTCCGTCTGTCAATCCCTGAAGTCTGCCGGATGGTCAGGGAGGGTGAGATCGTTGATGCCAAGACGATTGCTGCGGTGTTTCACTGCACTGGGAGACTGTAA
- a CDS encoding radical SAM protein, whose protein sequence is MKIAEIFSSIQGEGSSSGYPTVFIRFAGCNLRCRYCDTPAAQDDCGTEMDPGSIAEEVKRTGVTHVCVTGGEPLLQNDLPALLKILHDAGYEISIETNGTVDFRSCQDYATICMDVKCPSSGEKSDLNLLKWIRPEDSVKYVIGTDEDIRYAHETLKQNAVRGTIFWSPVFGTDPMNIVSFILDQNLPVRFQLQLHKIIGVQ, encoded by the coding sequence ATGAAGATCGCTGAAATTTTTAGCAGTATTCAGGGTGAAGGCAGTTCATCAGGGTATCCAACTGTCTTCATCCGCTTTGCCGGATGCAATCTCCGGTGCAGGTACTGCGATACCCCTGCCGCGCAGGATGATTGCGGAACTGAAATGGATCCTGGATCGATAGCAGAAGAGGTGAAGCGGACAGGGGTAACCCATGTGTGTGTTACCGGTGGAGAGCCACTCCTCCAGAATGATCTCCCTGCGCTTCTGAAGATTCTCCACGACGCCGGGTATGAGATATCTATCGAGACCAACGGGACAGTGGATTTCAGGTCGTGCCAGGATTATGCAACGATCTGCATGGATGTCAAGTGCCCGTCATCAGGTGAGAAGAGTGATCTGAACCTTCTCAAATGGATACGCCCGGAAGATTCGGTTAAGTACGTGATCGGTACCGACGAGGATATCAGATATGCTCATGAGACTCTGAAGCAAAATGCGGTGAGAGGAACGATCTTCTGGTCACCGGTCTTCGGAACAGATCCGATGAATATTGTATCGTTTATTCTGGATCAGAACCTTCCGGTCAGGTTTCAACTGCAACTTCACAAGATTATCGGGGTACAATAA